A genomic segment from Moorena sp. SIOASIH encodes:
- a CDS encoding vitamin K epoxide reductase family protein: MSVSRRRSVPWIYRWSRQLIAAIAVVGALLTAYLTVVKLTGGTAVCTAGAANASSCNDVLSSPYASIFGLPLTLFGFLAYTSMATFSLAPLLVKGDPKKGLRSKLENWTWLLLLAGAAAMTVFSSYLMYLLAFEIQALCIYCISSALFAISLLVLTLVGRSWEDIGQIFFIGMIVGMITLVGTLGVYANVGESVATSADNGGPIPTASGAPNAAIGGWKVNTTSGESEIALARHLTEVGAKKYGAYWCPHCYEQKQLFGKQAFSQINYIECARDGKNAQTEACIAAGIQSYPTWQINGELLPGVRTLEELANVTDYQGSRDFKYYLPGRS; encoded by the coding sequence ATGAGTGTAAGTCGCAGGCGTTCTGTCCCCTGGATTTATCGTTGGTCCCGTCAGCTGATTGCTGCGATCGCTGTCGTGGGTGCCCTGTTAACTGCTTATCTGACTGTGGTTAAACTGACAGGTGGTACTGCAGTTTGCACCGCAGGTGCAGCTAATGCTTCCAGCTGTAATGATGTTCTTTCCAGCCCTTATGCTAGTATATTTGGTCTGCCACTAACCTTGTTTGGCTTCCTGGCATACACCAGTATGGCTACATTTTCCTTGGCTCCCTTGTTAGTAAAGGGAGACCCAAAGAAGGGACTTCGCTCAAAACTAGAAAATTGGACTTGGTTACTGCTGTTGGCAGGTGCAGCAGCTATGACAGTTTTCAGTAGCTACTTGATGTACTTGCTAGCGTTTGAGATCCAAGCACTCTGTATATACTGCATCAGTTCAGCATTATTTGCCATTAGCCTGCTAGTCCTAACCCTTGTGGGTCGCAGTTGGGAAGATATCGGTCAAATTTTCTTTATCGGTATGATCGTAGGCATGATCACCTTGGTGGGTACCTTAGGAGTTTATGCTAATGTTGGGGAATCCGTGGCTACATCAGCAGACAATGGTGGTCCAATTCCCACAGCCTCTGGTGCGCCAAACGCAGCGATTGGTGGCTGGAAAGTTAACACAACCTCTGGTGAATCGGAAATTGCTCTGGCGCGTCATTTGACTGAGGTTGGTGCTAAAAAATACGGAGCTTACTGGTGTCCCCACTGCTATGAGCAGAAGCAACTGTTTGGAAAACAGGCATTCTCTCAAATCAATTATATAGAGTGTGCTCGTGATGGCAAAAATGCTCAGACAGAAGCCTGTATCGCTGCTGGAATTCAATCCTATCCTACTTGGCAAATTAATGGCGAATTACTCCCTGGTGTCCGAACTCTAGAAGAATTGGCTAATGTCACTGACTATCAAGGCTCAAGGGACTTTAAGTACTATTTGCCAGGACGATCCTAA
- the btpA gene encoding photosystem I biogenesis protein BtpA, with amino-acid sequence MNLQQIFQTPNPIIGVVHLLPLPTSPRWGGSLQAVIDRAEQEVTALGSGGVDGVIVENFFDAPFTKNQVDPAVVSTMTIIVQRLMNLVPIPIGINILRNDAHSALAIATCVGAKFIRVNVLTGIMATDQGLIEGQAHTLLRYRRALGSDVKILADVLVKHGQPLESPNITIAVQETIERGLADGVILSGWGTGTPTNPQDLVLASAAAKGKPVFIGSGANWENISTLMQYADGVIVSSSLKRRGQIDQPIDPIRVSQFVEAVRSSVSAKQEEKPIV; translated from the coding sequence GTGAACTTACAGCAAATTTTCCAGACACCGAATCCGATCATAGGAGTTGTGCATTTGCTGCCACTCCCTACTTCCCCGCGCTGGGGGGGTAGCCTGCAAGCTGTGATTGACCGAGCCGAGCAAGAGGTCACCGCCTTAGGGTCTGGTGGAGTCGATGGGGTGATTGTTGAGAATTTTTTCGACGCCCCATTTACCAAAAACCAGGTCGATCCAGCAGTAGTCAGTACCATGACGATCATAGTCCAGCGACTGATGAACCTGGTTCCCATACCAATAGGGATCAATATTTTACGCAATGATGCTCATAGTGCTTTAGCAATTGCTACTTGTGTAGGGGCTAAATTTATCCGCGTTAATGTTCTGACTGGGATTATGGCAACAGACCAGGGGTTAATTGAGGGACAGGCTCATACACTCTTGCGCTACCGTCGGGCACTGGGTAGTGATGTTAAGATTCTTGCTGATGTTCTAGTCAAACATGGACAACCTTTGGAGTCACCGAATATCACCATAGCTGTACAAGAAACCATAGAGCGGGGGTTAGCTGATGGTGTGATTCTCTCTGGCTGGGGAACCGGTACTCCTACTAATCCCCAAGACCTGGTGTTAGCCTCGGCGGCGGCTAAGGGCAAACCAGTGTTTATTGGCAGTGGGGCTAATTGGGAAAATATTTCCACCCTGATGCAATATGCTGATGGGGTAATTGTCTCTAGTTCCCTCAAGCGTCGTGGACAAATTGATCAACCTATTGACCCGATTCGGGTCAGTCAATTTGTGGAAGCAGTACGCAGTAGTGTGTCTGCTAAACAAGAAGAAAAACCAATTGTTTGA
- the rimO gene encoding 30S ribosomal protein S12 methylthiotransferase RimO, which produces MGKKPTVAISHLGCEKNRIDTEHMLGLLVQAGYQVDANEELADYVIVNTCSFIEEARRESVRTLVELAEADQKIVITGCMAQHFQSQLLEELPEAVAVVGTGDYHKIVDVIQRVETGDRVQEVSTEPTYIADETTPRYRTTSEGVAYLRVAEGCDYRCSFCIIPHLRGKQRSRTIESIVAEAEQLASQGVQELILISQITTNYGLDIYGEPKLAELLRALGQVDIPWIRIHYAYPTGLTPSVIKAIQETHNVLPYLDLPLQHSNPEILRSMNRPWQGRVNDAIIKQLKTALPDAVLRTTFIVGFPGETEQHFEHLLEFVQHHEFDHVGVFTFSAEEGTAAYKLPNQLPQGVMDARRDALMAVQQPISLKKNQNCLGKIVDVLIEQENPLTGELIGRSARFAPEVDGLVYVQGDASLGTIVSVEITDCDFYDLYGSVVLPP; this is translated from the coding sequence ATGGGCAAAAAGCCAACTGTAGCAATATCTCACTTGGGCTGCGAGAAAAATCGCATCGATACCGAACATATGCTGGGTCTGCTGGTGCAGGCAGGATACCAGGTTGATGCCAATGAAGAATTAGCTGACTATGTTATTGTAAATACCTGTAGTTTTATAGAAGAAGCGCGGCGAGAATCAGTGCGCACGCTGGTAGAACTGGCGGAAGCTGATCAAAAAATTGTGATTACCGGCTGTATGGCTCAACACTTCCAAAGCCAACTATTGGAAGAGTTGCCAGAGGCAGTGGCAGTGGTGGGAACCGGGGACTACCATAAAATAGTAGATGTAATCCAAAGAGTAGAAACAGGCGATCGCGTTCAAGAGGTTTCTACTGAACCAACCTACATTGCTGACGAAACAACGCCACGCTACCGAACAACTTCTGAAGGGGTTGCTTACCTGCGGGTGGCAGAAGGGTGTGATTACCGCTGTTCCTTCTGTATCATTCCGCACCTCCGGGGAAAGCAGCGATCGCGTACCATAGAATCCATTGTTGCGGAAGCTGAGCAGTTGGCATCTCAAGGGGTTCAAGAGCTGATTTTAATTTCCCAAATCACCACCAACTATGGTTTAGACATATACGGCGAACCGAAACTGGCAGAACTGTTGAGAGCATTAGGTCAAGTAGACATCCCCTGGATTCGGATCCACTACGCCTATCCCACCGGTTTAACCCCATCCGTAATTAAAGCCATTCAGGAAACTCATAATGTTCTTCCTTATCTCGATTTGCCTCTACAGCACTCCAATCCAGAAATCCTCCGCTCCATGAACCGTCCTTGGCAGGGACGAGTAAATGACGCTATCATCAAGCAGCTCAAAACTGCACTTCCTGATGCAGTGTTGCGAACCACCTTTATTGTCGGGTTTCCCGGCGAGACAGAGCAGCACTTTGAACACTTGCTGGAATTTGTCCAGCATCATGAATTTGACCATGTTGGAGTGTTTACCTTTTCTGCGGAGGAGGGAACAGCAGCATACAAATTGCCTAATCAGTTGCCCCAAGGGGTGATGGATGCCAGACGGGATGCCCTGATGGCAGTTCAGCAACCGATTTCCTTGAAAAAAAATCAAAACTGTCTGGGCAAGATAGTTGATGTTCTCATAGAACAAGAAAATCCCTTAACGGGTGAATTAATTGGTCGTAGTGCCAGGTTTGCTCCTGAGGTGGATGGATTGGTCTACGTTCAAGGTGATGCCTCTTTAGGAACCATAGTATCAGTAGAAATTACTGATTGTGATTTCTACGACTTGTATGGTTCTGTAGTACTACCTCCGTAA
- a CDS encoding DEAD/DEAH box helicase, translated as MTVSFQSLGLSEACVSQLEKIGFTTPTTIQAQAIPELLNGHDVLGMSQTGTGKTAAFSLPMLDRIDLEKRTVQALILTPTRELAQQVNQAIRDFSDDRRLYILTVCGGQSIERQIRMLYKGAQIVVGTPGRVIDLLERGDLKLDNLSWVVLDEADEMLSMGFIDDVKKILQQTPEERQTTCFSATMPRPIQELVSKFLKSPVTVKVQQSKAAPARIEQRVYMVPRGCSKIRALHPILELEDPEASIIFVRTRKAAAELTNQLQAAGHSVDEYHGDLSQSQRERLLYRFRKNQVRWVVATDIAARGLDVDHLTHVINFDLPDQVESYIHRIGRTGRAGKTGTAITLIQPFERRKLYQIERKVRQRLEVTRIPTRSQIETRRLERLQAELREALSGERMASFLPVVRELEEEYDAHAIAAAALQLFYDKTQPPISDDIEERMVERPKLRLNTDKRHRTEKPRKPVIQNQSR; from the coding sequence ATGACCGTTTCTTTCCAAAGCCTGGGATTGTCTGAAGCTTGTGTAAGCCAACTCGAAAAAATCGGCTTCACTACACCTACTACTATCCAAGCCCAAGCTATTCCTGAACTGCTCAATGGCCATGATGTACTCGGTATGTCTCAAACCGGTACTGGCAAAACAGCAGCGTTTTCCCTACCAATGCTAGATCGCATTGACTTGGAAAAGCGAACCGTACAAGCCTTAATTCTAACCCCAACCCGAGAGTTAGCCCAGCAAGTTAACCAAGCGATTCGGGACTTCAGTGACGACCGTCGATTGTATATACTAACCGTCTGTGGTGGTCAGTCCATTGAGCGGCAAATTCGGATGCTGTACAAGGGGGCTCAGATTGTGGTAGGAACTCCCGGACGGGTGATTGACTTGCTAGAGCGGGGAGACCTCAAGCTGGACAACCTCAGCTGGGTGGTACTCGATGAAGCGGATGAAATGTTAAGCATGGGCTTTATCGATGATGTTAAGAAAATCCTCCAACAGACTCCCGAAGAGCGTCAGACTACTTGCTTCTCAGCAACCATGCCCCGGCCAATTCAGGAGCTAGTCAGCAAGTTCCTGAAATCCCCCGTCACTGTTAAAGTTCAGCAATCGAAAGCAGCACCAGCGCGCATTGAACAGCGAGTTTACATGGTACCCCGTGGCTGCTCGAAAATCAGGGCTCTCCATCCGATTCTGGAACTGGAAGACCCAGAAGCTTCAATCATTTTTGTGCGGACACGAAAAGCTGCTGCTGAACTAACCAACCAATTACAAGCCGCTGGTCACAGTGTGGATGAGTACCACGGTGATTTGAGTCAAAGCCAGCGGGAGCGGTTATTGTATCGGTTCCGGAAAAATCAAGTGCGTTGGGTAGTAGCAACCGATATTGCTGCCCGTGGTCTAGATGTGGATCATCTCACCCACGTGATCAATTTTGACCTGCCAGATCAAGTAGAAAGCTACATTCACCGCATTGGTCGTACCGGTCGTGCTGGTAAGACAGGAACAGCAATTACCCTGATTCAACCTTTTGAACGCCGTAAACTCTACCAGATTGAGCGCAAGGTGCGGCAACGGTTGGAAGTTACCCGGATTCCGACGCGCTCACAAATTGAGACCCGGCGCTTAGAAAGACTGCAGGCAGAGTTACGGGAAGCTTTATCAGGGGAACGGATGGCTTCTTTCTTGCCAGTTGTACGGGAGTTGGAAGAAGAATATGATGCTCATGCGATCGCAGCGGCAGCATTGCAATTGTTCTATGACAAAACTCAACCCCCCATTAGTGACGATATCGAAGAACGAATGGTGGAACGCCCCAAACTTCGGCTTAACACAGATAAACGCCATCGGACAGAAAAACCCAGAAAGCCTGTGATTCAGAATCAGTCAAGATAA
- the thrC gene encoding threonine synthase — MSGGISTSLNWPGLVEAYRPYLPVTDSTPVVTLLEGNTPLIPVPTIAKIIGRGVKVLVKYDGLNPTGSFKDRGMTMAISKAKEAGDQAVICASTGNTSASAAAYARRGGMRAFVIVPDGYVALGKLAQALVYGATVIAIKGNFDDCLKIVQEMASKYPVTLVNSLNPYRLEGQKTAAFEIVDNLGDAPDWLCIPVGNAGNICAYWMGFCEYHQQGKCDRLPQMMGFQASGASPIVAGKVLKHPETIATAIRVGNPASWEKAIAAQEASKGAFNSVTDQEILDAYRLLASQEGIFCEPASATSVAGLLKVKDQVPTGATVVCVLTGNGLKDPDTAIEHSNNPLTEGIEPTTAAVAEVMGLKPKEA; from the coding sequence GTGAGTGGTGGCATTTCTACTTCGCTCAACTGGCCTGGCTTAGTTGAGGCTTACCGTCCTTATTTGCCAGTCACTGACTCCACACCAGTGGTAACCTTACTCGAAGGTAATACTCCCCTAATTCCTGTGCCCACTATTGCCAAAATTATTGGCAGAGGAGTAAAGGTACTGGTGAAATATGACGGTCTCAATCCTACCGGTAGTTTTAAAGACCGGGGAATGACCATGGCGATTTCAAAAGCTAAGGAAGCAGGAGACCAGGCGGTAATCTGTGCTAGTACCGGAAATACCTCGGCATCAGCAGCAGCCTACGCTCGTCGGGGGGGAATGCGGGCATTTGTGATTGTTCCTGATGGTTATGTGGCTCTGGGGAAATTAGCCCAAGCGTTGGTATATGGAGCAACAGTAATAGCGATTAAGGGAAATTTTGATGACTGCTTGAAAATTGTCCAGGAAATGGCATCAAAGTATCCGGTGACCTTGGTAAATTCCCTCAATCCTTATCGCTTAGAAGGTCAAAAGACAGCTGCGTTTGAGATAGTGGACAACTTGGGTGATGCTCCTGATTGGCTGTGCATACCAGTGGGCAATGCTGGCAATATTTGTGCCTACTGGATGGGATTTTGCGAGTACCATCAGCAGGGGAAATGCGATCGCTTACCCCAAATGATGGGATTTCAAGCATCTGGAGCATCTCCGATTGTCGCTGGCAAAGTCCTAAAGCATCCCGAAACTATTGCAACGGCAATTCGGGTGGGCAACCCAGCTAGCTGGGAAAAAGCGATCGCAGCCCAAGAAGCTAGTAAAGGGGCATTTAATAGTGTTACCGATCAAGAAATTTTAGATGCCTATCGGTTATTGGCATCCCAAGAAGGCATTTTTTGTGAACCAGCGAGCGCCACATCAGTCGCTGGTTTGTTGAAAGTAAAAGACCAGGTACCCACAGGAGCAACTGTGGTTTGTGTGCTGACAGGTAATGGTCTCAAAGATCCAGATACTGCCATCGAACACAGTAACAACCCATTGACAGAAGGGATTGAGCCCACAACTGCTGCTGTAGCAGAGGTGATGGGGTTAAAGCCAAAAGAGGCTTAG
- a CDS encoding zinc ribbon domain-containing protein: MPRKVGVAKRISTQIVPVVGMTKSVELELLQVMKKLGVVRAESYNKLGSINHWGLDWKKAIPGVKSFRTPDTLGLPAKLMDWTINDVAKAITAQQAASIDAVTKKIYRRFTGIENQKTRKELCQQIKTLAFLDNPLLHRLVRKEFQRGHSWVKNQIVYQQVGYSCKRLSRNTYQLEVAGLIRGKRNKIIVRSNRKIKGQIRIIYNQLLPRFEVHFLVDNGTVDAPYSRRSIGVDKGYTEAFFDSDGQAHGKGLGKAATKKSDRICEKNRNRGKLWALHRKLEKIDPAKSARILRNNLTRKTENKRYRQDQSVLKAIIGAASKSLFNGESLKVFAVREAWPTALDLTQPIKTKRQSKAMSRKLNSWMKGVMRNSLQKWADWTGSVVTEVQPSYTSQVDSVTGTLLGKRSGDNFTRFNGVVLQADHNAAKNVLSRGTDKDITRYMSKTEVQAVLLRRTARFLEGMGLSLLDAVELGWLDSKHELCSGFQATPDRDVRNV; encoded by the coding sequence ATGCCAAGAAAAGTAGGAGTAGCAAAAAGGATATCGACTCAAATCGTCCCTGTGGTAGGGATGACCAAGTCGGTTGAACTTGAATTGCTGCAGGTAATGAAAAAGCTAGGCGTCGTTAGGGCTGAGTCTTACAACAAACTGGGAAGCATTAACCATTGGGGACTGGACTGGAAAAAGGCCATCCCGGGGGTAAAGAGTTTTAGAACTCCCGATACCCTGGGGCTGCCTGCCAAGTTAATGGATTGGACTATCAATGATGTAGCGAAAGCCATTACAGCTCAGCAAGCAGCCTCTATCGATGCGGTAACAAAGAAAATCTATAGAAGGTTTACAGGGATTGAGAACCAAAAGACCAGAAAAGAACTTTGCCAACAGATTAAGACCTTAGCTTTTCTGGACAATCCACTTCTTCACAGACTTGTTAGGAAGGAATTTCAGAGAGGGCACTCTTGGGTTAAAAATCAAATAGTCTATCAACAAGTAGGATATAGCTGTAAGCGACTCTCTCGTAATACTTATCAGCTAGAAGTAGCTGGACTAATAAGAGGAAAAAGAAACAAAATAATTGTTAGGTCTAATCGAAAAATCAAAGGACAGATTAGAATAATATACAATCAATTATTGCCAAGGTTTGAGGTTCACTTTTTAGTAGATAATGGGACTGTAGACGCTCCTTATTCCCGTCGGTCTATTGGAGTAGACAAAGGGTACACTGAAGCCTTTTTTGATTCAGATGGTCAGGCTCACGGAAAAGGGTTAGGAAAGGCAGCAACCAAGAAGTCCGATCGAATATGTGAGAAGAATCGCAATAGAGGGAAACTTTGGGCACTTCATAGAAAACTAGAAAAGATAGACCCAGCTAAGTCTGCTCGGATACTCCGCAATAATTTAACCAGAAAGACAGAAAACAAGCGCTACAGACAAGATCAGTCAGTATTAAAGGCTATCATAGGAGCCGCATCTAAATCCCTTTTTAATGGGGAATCGTTGAAAGTTTTTGCTGTTCGCGAAGCGTGGCCTACGGCCTTAGATTTAACACAACCAATAAAGACCAAACGTCAGTCCAAAGCCATGTCCCGCAAGCTTAATAGTTGGATGAAAGGAGTAATGCGGAACTCCCTACAGAAATGGGCTGATTGGACTGGGTCGGTTGTAACAGAAGTCCAGCCTAGTTACACGTCGCAAGTTGACTCCGTGACTGGAACCCTGTTGGGGAAAAGGAGCGGGGACAACTTTACCAGATTTAATGGGGTCGTGTTACAGGCTGACCACAATGCTGCCAAAAATGTCCTTAGCAGAGGTACGGACAAGGATATCACCCGGTATATGAGTAAAACTGAGGTGCAGGCAGTATTGTTGCGCCGTACCGCGCGTTTCTTGGAAGGTATGGGACTGAGTCTGCTAGATGCAGTTGAGCTTGGATGGCTTGACTCCAAACATGAGCTTTGCTCGGGCTTTCAAGCAACTCCTGATCGAGATGTCAGGAACGTCTAA